From the genome of Ctenopharyngodon idella isolate HZGC_01 chromosome 23, HZGC01, whole genome shotgun sequence, one region includes:
- the adgrg2a gene encoding mucin-17 isoform X2 yields the protein MCIFFPLTASQSVATSREFVPTSQSPLYSILASVFTSAQKTTTQGQDILTSSQVSASTSQARTTSNPAGLATTTSKPSMNLTTPTQIPLTSATTSNTTFPPATQALTGSALTNTTTMSNTGGLNTSPSTPASPMSYVTTQMTQSTSISAQTLSNNHISHPVSGFGTSETTANHTTVSSSTEPTVMTQVTNQTAVLRTTTSNALFTEPFVVQCNFSQYCANESSYYWMLVEVYDSNMTEKAIQSWFSELFNMSICSAEDLTTDNNITSYQNDIVFVTSEVRCEDKQNILPTNCTVLLQLSQPVNTCILRNLVENCIHIDSSIQLLGDVERVGKGLCPKNNITPPGDGFVYCTSPMSYDGICKTQGSVNVTCYYNENGFVPKDFVANQSCNVENQQQCECHVSNNNETYYAVRLNITSPDVSFTYVQDMVIQLSTPCNESNIPGSLCNSSSEVSQLYLGMHLECFGEGTRLYTCMLTLQLSKPLDVCTVSTAIAFLWKNVTNVSFDGSLSRIAICRLPTDSETIPLNSTFTWLSVNLSASQNDEIKDILRCAQGQTFAVILNDSCGISPSKSYTNQLLHKTKSESSATSITSLSETTVWSLTNQSHTAVTPSRNIVNTSDTPNTSIKSTATQTNTVSLDTTSLPLIPILDITTQPDNTGGTSHNITTSIVSTTHTTLNVTTQSVNTEGTPHTITSSTISTTGSQYNVTSSPVSTTNATNSLRTPPVSTTGTQNNITTSPVKTTETTLNITTSPVSTRDTNLNVTTSLVSTTGTLHSITTSIVSTSDTTPNITTLPVSTTDKILNVTTPPVKTTVTTLDITTPPDSTRDTKLNITTSQFHTTDTTLNVTTPPVNTAGTPHSITTSSFGTTDTTHNITTSPVSTTDTTHNITTPLVSTTYTTHNIANSPVSTTDTAHNIANSPVSMTDTTHNITTPPVSTTDTTHNITTPPVSTTDTTHNVTTTPVSTTDTTHNITTTPVSTTDTTHNIANSPVSTTVTPLNITTSPVSTTDTTHNITTSPVSTTDTTHNIADSSVSTADTTHNITTSPVSRTDTTQNITTSPVSTTDTTHNIADSPVSTADTTHNITTSPVSRTDTTHNITTPLVSTTDTTHNIANSPVSTTDTTHNIANSLVNSAGTTHNITTPSVSTADTTHNIANSPVSTTVTPLNITTSPVSTTDTTHNIANSLINSAGTTHNITTPSVSTADTTHNIANSPVSTTVTPLNITTSPVSTTDTTHNIANSLVNSAGTTHNITTSPVSTTDTTHNIANSPVSTTDTTHNIANSLVNSAGTTHNITTPSVSTADTTLNIANSPVSTTDTAHNIANSPVSMTDTTHNIANSLVNSAGTTHNIANSLINSAGTTHNITTPSVSTADTTHNIANSPVSTTVTPLNITTSPVSTTDTTHNIANSLVNSAGTTHNITTSPVSSTDTTHNIANSPVSTTDTTHNIANSLVNSAGTTHNITTSPVSTTDTTHNIANSLVNSAGTTHNITTSPVSTTDTTHNIANSPVSTANTAHNIANLPVSTTDTTHNIANSLVNSAGTTHNITTPPVSTADTIHNIANSPVSTTVTPLNITTSPVSTTDTTHNIANSLVNSAGTTHNITTPPVSTADTTHNIANSPVSTTVTPLNITTSPVSTTDTTHNIANSLVNSAGTTHNITTSPISTTDTTHNIADSPVSTTDTTHNIANSPVSTTVTPLNITTSPVSTTDTTHNIANSLVNSAGTTHNITTSPVSTTDTTHNIANSPVSTTDTAHNIANSPVSTTDTAHNIANSPVSTTDTTHNIANSPVSTTDTAHNIANSPVSTTDTTHNITTSPVITTDTTHNLTTSPVSTTNTTHNITTPPVSTTDTTHNIANSPVSTTVTPLNITTPHINTTGTIPSNTSITPLNTTRMPLITTDITPAEVATATPFNTTAQIHETLNATVRPLNATVTPPFTTAMPLNSTALHHTTVTPTVTAENATQSYTSSSKTTTFPPNTTLFNLTIPSQSTLHTNATTPPLNTTQHTPTITTHLNTTQQDNTIIFNTTSFTHNATTLLENSTNVTLFNTTEFNVTLRSIQPHTNTTYLNVSSFDFNTTTQSPQATQYNTTTLLENATTPNNTILAHTTESPTNVNESNTTQTQTEFNTTAILYETTQLLNNSTLETTDNETDTTTYTPQVSTMYTLNFTTFNTTFFPDVSNITDTLFNTTQSNTTAFTMNTTLFNATDIPLNVTIFNGTDVNRSINTTETSNNTTEFNTTEIPLNVTIFNGTDVNRSINTTETSNNTSEFNTTISPALNTTSFDNTTQIHTTTTFPTTENITNSTSEPVTTVSLLNTTQSNGTTEKDFTENTISNTTTTFNPISIPNNIPTNTTIISIVTNSSTAPTTALSAILPSSPQNSSTSTTAAPIIAPTPTTSRSNTTADTTRPAIPAVTTTPSTTMAATSEATTKSPDKVASDLLNQTQNVASLNSTQVNQLVNQLENLLSAPNITLDLGRTVLSVINNFLNSSTSALAASNRLIKAVDNLALKLVIRDQTENIVFDSLALTVTKVDGTNFGETSFTIADPLNPQVTKGFQRQVRAAESSSSMGKITLPASLTENLSPEQQKIASRVQFTFFQKSTFFQDKSLTQQMLNSHILGSSVANLSIKNLRENVEFTLRNKQPVAGNYVASCVFWDFDQNGGSGGWNRNGCYVKNSSTENETICSCSHLTSFAVLLDISREGQTDRLQATILTFITYIGCGVSAIFLSVTLLTYLAFDKLRRDIPSKILIHLCFGLLFLNLVFLLDSWLALYPDAVGLCISTAFFLHYFLLVSFTWMGLEALHMYLAIVKVFNNYMSRYMLKFSLAGWGLPLVVVIIVIAINKDNYGLISYGNISDGPTEDFCWLKNDIAFYVAVVAYFCIIFLLNLSMFLVVMVHLRRIKRQNPHNNQYRSSLHDLRSIAGLTFLLGLTWGFAFFAWGPVKLAFMYLFSIFNSLQGFFIFVFHCALKENVRKQWRMYLCCGRLRLAENSEWSRTATQSNNKKNSILTANTSDSVTHSAPRSSVSSDESVPSHGIGSPMDDSLIMSGEENDDVVLNEINSQLSSRHRSV from the exons ATGTGTATATTTTTTCCACTTACAGCATCCCAAAGTGTAGCCACTAGCCGAGAGTTTGTTCCGACATCTCAAA GTCCACTCTACTCAATTTTGGCTTCAGTATTTACCAGTGCACAGAAAACCACAACCCAAG GACAGGACATTCTAACTTCGAGTCAGGTCTCTGCTTCAACCTCTCAAGCCAGAACCACATCGAATCCTGCAGGACTCGCTACAACAACTTCTAAACCTTCAATGAATCTCACTACACCAACACAAATTCCGCTTACATCAGCAACCACATCAAACACAACCTTTCCACCCGCCACTCAAGCTCTGACTGGTTCAGCTCTTACTAACACGACTACTATGTCAAATACTGGTGGATTAAACACGTCGCCTTCAACACCAGCCTCACCTATGTCTTATGTAACCACTCAAATGACCCAGAGCACGTCAATATCTGCCCAGACACTTTCAAACAATCACATTAGCCATCCAGTCAGTGGCTTTGGTACCTCTGaaacaacagccaatcacacgacAGTAAGCTCTTCCACTGAACCAACTGTCATGACTCAAGTAACCAATCAGACAGCAGTTCTACGAACAACGACGTCCAATGCATTATTCACAG aGCCATTTGTGGTACAGTGCAACTTTTCCCAATACTGCGCTAATGAAT CATCATACTACTGGATGCTTGTGGAGGTGTATGACTCTAATATGACAGAGAAAGCTATTCAAAGTTGG TTTTCAGAGCTTTTTAACATGAGCATCTGCTCTGCTGAAGATTTAACAACAGATAACAATATTACATCATACCAAAATGACATAGTCTTTGTG ACTTCTGAGGTTAGATGTGAAGACAAGCAGAACATCCT GCCGACAAACTGCACTGTACTTCTACAGCTGAGCCAGCCTGTGAATACATGCATCCTTCGCAATCTGGTGGAAAACTGTATACATATCGACTCATCAATCCAGCTTCTGGGAGATGTAGAAAGAGTGG GAAAAGGCCTGTGCCCAAAGAACAATATTACGCCCCCTGGAGATGGTTTTGTTTACTGCACATCTCCAATGTCTTATGATGGTATCTGCAAGACCCAGGGATCTGTAAATGTCACATG CTATTATAATGAGAATGGCTTTGTTCCTAAAGACTTTGTTGCTAATCAATCCTGCAATG ttGAGAACCAACAACAATGTGAGTGTCATGTATCTAACAACAACG AGACATATTATGCTGTTCGTCTAAATATTACAAGCCCAGATGTGAGTTTCACCTACGTTCAGGACATG GTTATACAGTTGAGCACTCCCTGCAATGAATCCAACATACCAGG GTCTCTGTGCAATTCTTCTTCTGAAGTATCCCAGTTGTATCTG GGAATGCACCTGGAATGTTTTGGAGAAGGaacaag GCTCTACACATGTATGTTGACTCTGCAGTTGTCAAAACCACTGGATGTGTGTACTGTTAGTACTGCTATCGCCTTTCTTTGGAAGAACGTTACCAACGTTAGTTTTGATGGATCGCTAAGTAGAATAG CCATATGTCGTTTGCCCACTGATTCAGAAACCATTCCTTTGAACTCAACATTTACATGGCTCTCTGTAAATCTCAGTGCCAGCCAGAACGATGAAATCAAAGACATATTGAGATG TGCACAGGGTCAGACGTTTGCCGTTATTTTAAATGACAGCTGTGGGATCTCACCTTCTAAATCCTACACAAATCAACTCCTACACAAAACAAAGTCTGAGAGTAGTGCTACAAGCATCACTTCTCTATCAGAAACTACAGTCTGGTCACTGACCAACCAATCTCACACTGCAGTCACACCATCCAGAAATATCGTCAACACTTCTGATACACCTAATACATCCATCAAGAGTACAGCCACTCAAACAAACACTGTTTCACTTGATACGACAAGCCTGCCACTCATTCCAATACTTGATATAACAACCCAACCAGACAATACAGGAGGTACATCACACAATATAACAACCTCAATAGTCAGTACAACACATACAACACTCAATGTAACAACTCAGTCGGTCAATACAGAAGGTACACCACATACTATAACAAGCTCAACAATCAGTACAACAGGTTCACAATACAATGTAACATCATCTCCAGTCAGTACAACAAATGCAACAAACAGTTTAAGAACCCCACCAGTCAGCACAACAGGTACACAAAACAATATAACAACTTCACCAGTCAAAACAACAGAAACAACACTCAATATAACAACCTCACCTGTCAGTACAAGAGACACGAATCTCAATGTAACAACATCACTGGTCAGTACAACAGGTACACTACACAGTATAACAACCTCAATAGTCAGTACAAGCGATACGACACCCAATATAACAACTTTACCAGTCAGTACAACAGATAAAATACTCAATGTAACAACCCCACCAGTCAAAACAACAGTTACAACACTCGATATAACAACCCCACCGGACAGTACAAGAGATACGAAACTTAATATAACAACCTCACAGTTCCATACAACAGATACAACACTCAATGTAACAACCCCACCGGTCAATACAGCAGGTACACCACACAGTATAACAACTTCATCGTTTGGTACAACAgacacaacacacaatataaCAACTTCACCAGTCAGTACAACAgacacaacacacaatataaCAACCCCACTGGTCAGTACAACATatacaacacacaatatagcaAACTCACCGGTCAGTACAACAGATACAGCACACAATATAGCAAACTCACCAGTCAGTATGACagatacaacacacaatataacAACCCCACCGGTCAGTACAACagatacaacacacaatataacAACCCCACCGGTTAGTACAACAGATACAACACACAATGTAACAACCACACCGGTCAGTACAACAGATACAACACATAATATAACAACCACACCAGTCAGTACAACagatacaacacacaatatagcaAACTCACCGGTCAGTACAACAGTCACACCACTCAATATAACAACTTCACCGGTTAGTACAACagatacaacacacaatataacAACTTCACCAGTCAGTACAACagatacaacacacaatatagcaGACTCTTCGGTCAGTACAGCagatacaacacacaatataacAACTTCACCAGTCAGTAGAACAGACACAACACAAAATATAACAACTTCACCGGTTAGTACAACagatacaacacacaatatagcaGACTCACCGGTCAGTACAGCagatacaacacacaatataacAACTTCACCAGTCAGTAGAACAgacacaacacacaatataaCAACCCCACTGGTCAGTACAACagatacaacacacaatatagcaAACTCACCAGTCAGTACGACCgatacaacacacaatatagcaAACTCACTGGTTAATTCAGCAG GtacaacacacaatataacAACCCCATCGGTCAGTACAGCagatacaacacacaatatagcaAACTCACCGGTCAGTACAACAGTCACACCACTCAATATAACAACTTCACCGGTTAGTACAACagatacaacacacaatatagcaAACTCACTGATTAATTCAGCAGGtacaacacacaatataacAACCCCATCGGTCAGTACAGCagatacaacacacaatatagcaAACTCACCGGTCAGTACAACAGTCACACCACTCAATATAACAACTTCACCAGTCAGTACAACagatacaacacacaatatagcaAACTCACTGGTTAATTCAGCAGGtacaacacacaatataacAACTTCACCAGTCAGTACAACagatacaacacacaatatagcaAACTCACCAGTCAGTACGACCgatacaacacacaatatagcaAACTCACTGGTTAATTCAGCAGGtacaacacacaatataacAACCCCATCGGTCAGTACAGCAGATACAACACTCAATATAGCAAACTCACCGGTCAGTACAACAGATACAGCACACAATATAGCAAACTCACCAGTCAGTATGACCgatacaacacacaatatagcaAACTCACTGGTTAATTCAGCAGgtacaacacacaatatagcaAACTCACTGATTAATTCAGCAGGtacaacacacaatataacAACCCCATCGGTCAGTACAGCagatacaacacacaatatagcaAACTCACCGGTCAGTACAACAGTCACACCACTCAATATAACAACTTCACCAGTCAGTACAACagatacaacacacaatatagcaAACTCACTGGTTAATTCAGCAGGtacaacacacaatataacAACTTCACCAGTCAGTTCAACagatacaacacacaatatagcaAACTCACCGGTCAGTACAACagatacaacacacaatatagcaAACTCACTGGTTAATTCAGCAGGTACAACACACAACATAACAACTTCACCAGTCAGTACAACagatacaacacacaatatagcaAACTCACTGGTTAATTCAGCAGGtacaacacacaatataacAACTTCACCAGTCAGTACAACagatacaacacacaatatagcaAACTCCCCGGTCAGTACAGCAAATACAGCACACAATATAGCAAACTTACCAGTCAGTACGACCgatacaacacacaatatagcaAACTCACTGGTTAATTCAGCAGGtacaacacacaatataacAACCCCACCGGTCAGTACAGCAGATACAATACACAATATAGCAAACTCACCGGTCAGTACAACAGTCACACCACTCAATATAACAACTTCACCGGTTAGTACAACagatacaacacacaatatagcaAACTCACTGGTTAATTCAGCAG GtacaacacacaatataacAACCCCACCGGTCAGTACAGCagatacaacacacaatatagcaAACTCACCGGTCAGTACAACAGTCACACCACTCAATATAACAACTTCACCGGTTAGTACAACagatacaacacacaatatagcaAACTCACTGGTTAATTCAGCAGGtacaacacacaatataacAACTTCACCAATCAGTACAACagatacaacacacaatatagcaGACTCACCGGTCAGTACGACCgatacaacacacaatatagcaAACTCACCGGTCAGTACAACAGTCACACCACTCAATATAACAACTTCACCGGTTAGTACAACagatacaacacacaatatagcaAACTCACTGGTTAATTCAGCAGGtacaacacacaatataacAACTTCACCAGTCAGTACAACagatacaacacacaatatagcaAACTCACCGGTCAGTACAACAGATACAGCACACAATATAGCAAACTCACCGGTCAGTACAACAGATACAGCACACAATATAGCAAACTCACCGGTCAGTACAACagatacaacacacaatatagcaAACTCACCGGTCAGTACAACAGATACAGCACACAATATTGCAAACTCACCAGTCAGTACGACCgatacaacacacaatataacAACTTCACCAGTCATTACAACAGATACAACACACAATCTAACAACTTCACCGGTCAGTACAACAaatacaacacacaatataacAACCCCACCAGTCAGTACAACagatacaacacacaatatagcaAACTCACCGGTCAGTACAACAGTCACACCACTCAATATAACAACACCACACATTAATACAACAGGTACAATTCCTTCCAACACATCCATAACTCCACTTAATACAACAAGAATGCCACTTATTACAACTGACATAACACCTGCTGAGGTTGCAACAGCAACACCATTCAATACAACAGCACAGATACATGAAACTCTTAATGCAACAGTTAGACCATTAAATGCAACAGTCACACCTCCATTTACTACTGCCATGCCACTCAACTCAACTGCACTACATCATACAACAGTCACGCCAACAGTCACTGCTGAAAATGCGACACAATCTTACACAAGTAGTTCTAAAACCACAACCTTTCCACCAAATACAACACTGTTTAACTTGACAATACCATCACAAAGCACATTACACACAAATGCAACAACACCCCCATTAAATACAACACAACACACCCCCACAATTACAACACATTTAAACACTACCCAGCAAGACAATACAATAATATTCAACACTACATCATTCACTCACAATGCAACAACACTTCTAGAAAATAGTACAAATGTTACACTATTTAACACGACAGAGTTCAATGTAACACTTAGAAGTATCCAGCCCCATACAAAcacaacatatttaaatgtgagcTCTTTTGACTTCAATACCACAACACAATCTCCACAAGCTACACAATATAACACAACCACTCTTTTAGAAAATGCAACAACCCCAAATAATACAATCCTAGCACACACAACAGAATCACCAACTAATGTAAATGAATCAAACACAACTCAAACTCAAACTGAATTCAATACAACCGCCATTCTGTATGAAACAACACAACTTTTGAATAATTCTACACTGGAGACCACAGATAATGAAACTGATACCACAACATATACACCACAAGTCAGTACAATGTATACACTTAACTTCACAACATTTAATACAACATTTTTTCCTGATGTTTCCAACATAACAGATACCCTTTTCAATACAACACAATCAAATACAACAGCCTTTACAATGAACACAACCTTGTTTAACGCAACAGATATTCCATTGAATGTAACCATCTTCAATGGGACCGATGTCAATCGTAGCATCAACACAACAGAGACTTCCAATAACACAACAGAATTTAACACAACAGAAATTCCATTGAATGTAACCATCTTCAATGGGACCGATGTCAACCGTAGCATCAACACAACAGAGACTTCCAATAACACATCAGAATTTAACACAACCATTAGCCCTGCACTTAATACAACATCATTTGACAACACAACACAGATACATACAACAACAACCTTTCCaacaacagaaaatattacTAACTCCACTTCAGAGCCTGTCACAACAGTTAGTCTCCTTAACACAACACAGTCAAATGGCACAACAGAAAAAGACTTTACTGAAAATACAATCAGTAATACAACTACAACATTCAATCCAATTAGTATTCCAAACAACATACCAACAAATACTACCATTATTAGCATTGTCACAAATAGTAGTACAGCTCCCACAACTGCTCTGTCAGCCATACTTCCAAGCTCTCCTCAGAACAGCTCCACTTCCACAACAGCAGCTCCAATTATTGCTCCGACTCCAACGACTAGTAGAAGTAACACAACTGCAGACACCACAAGGCCAGCCATTCCAGCTGTGACAACAACACCCTCCACTACCATGGCAGCCACTTCAG aAGCAACAACTAAAAGCCCAGACAAAGTGGCTAGCGATCTTCTGAATCAAACACAGAATGTGGCATCTCTAAACTCAACTCAGGTGAATCAGCTGGTCAACCAGCTAGAGAATCTTCTCTCTGCACCCAATATTACTCTGGATCTGGGTCGAACAGTGCTGTCCGTCATCAACAACTTTCTAAACAGCTCTACAAGTGCTCTTGCTGCCTCTAATCG ATTAATCAAAGCTGTGGATAATTTGGCTCTAAAACTTGTGATTCGGGACCAGACTGAGAACATTGTATTTGATTCTCTTGCTTTGACTGTGACCAAAGTTGATGGCACCAACTTTGGGGAAACGTCATTCACAATTGCAGATCCCTTGAACCCACAG GTCACAAAAGGATTTCAAAGACAAGTCAGGGCAGCAGAAAGTTCCTCCTCAATGGGCAAAATAACACTACCTGCATCCCTGACAGAGAACCTCTCTCCAGAACAACAGAAGATAGCCTCAAGAGTTCAGTTCACCTTCTTTcagaaaagcacattttttcaG GATAAAAGCCTGACTCAACAGATGCTGAACAGCCACATTCTGGGCTCTAGTGTGGCtaacctgtcaatcaaaaacttGAGGGAGAATGTTGAGTTTACTCTGAGGAATAAACAGCCCGTTGCG GGGAACTATGTAGCTTCCTGTGTTTTCTGGGATTTTGACCAAAACG GAGGTTCAGGAGGCTGGAATCGCAACGGCTGCTATGTCAAGAACAGCAGCACCGAGAACGAAACCATCTGCAGCTGCAGTCACCTGACCAGCTTTGCTGTGCTGCTG GACATTAGCCGGGAAGGCCAAACTGACCGTCTACAGGCCACCATCCTTACCTTCATCACTTACATTGGATGTGGGGTGTCCGCCATTTTTCTCTCAGTTACTCTGCTCACTTACCTTGCGTTTGA CAAACTCCGCCGAGACATTCCTTCGAAGATCTtgattcatttgtgttttggcCTGCTGTTCCTAAACCTGGTATTCTTGTTGGACTCATGGCTAGCGTTGTACCCAGATGCAGTAGGCCTgtgcatttctacagcattctTCCTGCACTACTTCCTTTTGGTTTCCTTCACCTGGATGGGTCTGGAGGCTCTACATATGTACCTGGCCATCGTCAAGGTCTTCAACAACTACATGTCCAGATACATGCTGAAGTTTTCTCTGGCAGGCTGGG GACTCCCTTTGGTTGTCGTCATTATTGTGATTGCGATAAACAAAGATAACTATGGCCTCATAAGCTATGGGAATATTTCTGATGGACCTACAGAGGATTT TTGTTGGCTGAAGAATGACATAGCATTCTACGTAGCCGTTGTGGCATACTTCTGcatcatatttttgttgaaCCTGTCCATGTTTTTGGTGGTGATGGTCCATCTGAGACGAATCAAGCGGCAAAACCCCCACAATAATCAGTACCGCAGCAGCTTGCATGACCTTCGTAGCATCGCGGGACTCACTTTCCTGCTGGGGCTCACATGGGGCTTCGCCTTCTTCGCCTGGGGACCCGTCAAGTTGGCCTTCATGTACCTGTTTTCCATCTTCAATTCTCTACAGG gattttttatttttgttttccactGCGCTCTGAAGGAAAATGTCCGTAAACAGTGGAGAATGTACCTCTGCTGTGGCAGGTTACGATTAGCTGAAAATTCAG agtgGAGTCGGACAGCCACACAGAGCAACAACAAGAAGAATTCGATTCTGACAGCAAATACGTCTGATTCAGTGACCCACAGTGCACCGCGAAGCTCAGTGAGCAGCGATGAATCTGTGCCATCCCATGGCATCG GCTCACCAATGGACGACAGTCTGATCATGTCAGGGGAAGAGAACGACGATGTGGTCCTCAACGAGATCAACAGTCAACTCAGTTCACGACACAGATCTGTGTAG